In Methylomagnum ishizawai, one DNA window encodes the following:
- a CDS encoding carbonic anhydrase translates to MQEFTDPALAKLFEGIQGFQQRFYRQEPDKMRGLVEYGQHPEVLLIACSDSRVDPALLTGAAPGELFVVRNVANLVPPYSLEGKYDGARSAIEYAVRDLKVKHIVVLGHAHCGGIKAFLSGFAGQPLPRDFIGGWVSIAMDACCNYVMKPLSGGEDSGGEEVRELDIGSLREHQHLVERAAIRGSLANLATYPWLKERIDAGELSLWGWWFDLETGDLWATDAANTTFLPVLD, encoded by the coding sequence ATGCAAGAATTCACCGATCCGGCATTAGCCAAGCTTTTCGAGGGCATTCAGGGATTCCAGCAGCGCTTTTACCGGCAGGAACCGGACAAGATGCGGGGTTTGGTCGAATACGGCCAGCATCCCGAGGTGCTGTTGATCGCGTGCAGCGATTCCCGCGTCGATCCGGCCTTGTTGACCGGGGCCGCGCCAGGTGAATTGTTCGTGGTGCGCAATGTCGCCAACCTGGTGCCGCCCTACAGCCTGGAAGGCAAGTACGACGGGGCGCGTTCGGCCATCGAATACGCGGTGCGCGACCTCAAGGTCAAGCATATCGTGGTGCTGGGCCATGCCCATTGCGGCGGCATCAAAGCCTTTCTGAGCGGCTTCGCGGGCCAGCCGCTGCCGCGTGATTTCATCGGCGGCTGGGTTTCCATCGCCATGGATGCCTGCTGCAATTATGTGATGAAGCCTTTGAGCGGCGGCGAGGACAGCGGGGGTGAAGAAGTCCGCGAATTGGATATCGGAAGCCTGCGCGAACATCAGCATCTGGTGGAACGCGCCGCCATTCGCGGTTCGCTGGCCAATCTCGCCACCTATCCTTGGCTCAAGGAGCGCATCGACGCCGGGGAGTTGAGCCTGTGGGGCTGGTGGTTCGATCTCGAAACCGGCGACCTTTGGGCCACCGACGCCGCCAATACGACCTTCCTGCCCGTGTTGGATTGA
- a CDS encoding chemotaxis protein CheW translates to MTHRLALAESQCWKRIGIHGDRSCEELEYCVHCRSCPVYHLAGRRLLDRPIPAEYREEWRRRLAEIPETPDPDSLGLMVFRVAGHWLALPSSCLDATLNPAPVRKIPHRGHRHFLGLVNAQGELQLCFTLEHLLDPHGAETTGNPAPTGTGRAFPRLLVIKVRGQRWAFPADEVLGIERQPRARLQPPPAHLRLAPDHPVTALCELEGLRVSLLDPERLAARFAEAVR, encoded by the coding sequence ATGACCCACCGCCTGGCCCTGGCCGAAAGCCAATGCTGGAAACGCATCGGCATCCACGGCGACCGCAGCTGCGAGGAATTGGAATATTGCGTCCATTGCCGTTCCTGCCCGGTCTACCATCTGGCCGGACGCCGCCTGCTGGACCGCCCCATCCCGGCGGAATACCGGGAGGAATGGCGGCGGCGCCTGGCCGAAATCCCGGAAACCCCGGACCCCGATAGCCTGGGCTTGATGGTGTTCCGGGTGGCGGGCCATTGGCTGGCCCTGCCCTCGTCCTGCCTGGACGCGACCTTGAATCCCGCCCCGGTCCGCAAAATCCCGCATCGCGGCCACCGCCATTTCCTGGGATTGGTCAACGCCCAGGGCGAATTGCAATTGTGCTTCACCCTGGAACACCTGCTCGATCCCCATGGTGCCGAAACCACCGGAAACCCAGCCCCGACCGGCACGGGCCGGGCTTTTCCCCGCTTGCTGGTCATCAAGGTCCGGGGCCAGCGCTGGGCCTTCCCCGCCGACGAGGTGCTGGGCATCGAACGCCAGCCCCGCGCCCGCCTGCAACCCCCGCCCGCCCATCTGCGCCTCGCGCCCGACCACCCGGTCACGGCCCTGTGCGAGTTGGAAGGGCTCAGGGTCAGCCTGCTGGACCCGGAACGCTTGGCAGCCCGCTTCGCCGAGGCGGTGCGGTGA
- a CDS encoding ATP-binding protein → MPNTPNGSAAPAQLKLNLRPDTAELEPLALAVEAFGADRDWSPALIMQINLVLEEIIVNTIDYGYPDGRAGQIEVVLEADATAIHIQIEDDADAFDPFAEAPRPDIAAVLADRPIGGLGVHLVRHYMDVCAYRRAPGRNLISLVKRLPSPASAA, encoded by the coding sequence ATGCCCAACACCCCCAACGGCAGCGCCGCCCCCGCCCAACTCAAGCTCAACCTGCGCCCGGACACGGCGGAACTGGAACCCCTGGCGCTGGCGGTGGAAGCCTTCGGCGCGGACCGGGATTGGTCCCCCGCCCTCATCATGCAAATCAATCTGGTGCTGGAAGAAATCATCGTCAACACCATCGATTACGGCTATCCCGATGGCCGGGCCGGCCAGATCGAGGTCGTGCTAGAGGCCGACGCCACCGCCATCCATATCCAGATCGAGGACGACGCCGATGCCTTCGACCCCTTCGCCGAAGCGCCCCGCCCCGATATCGCGGCGGTGTTGGCCGACCGGCCCATCGGCGGCCTGGGCGTGCATTTGGTCCGCCATTACATGGACGTTTGCGCCTATCGCCGCGCCCCTGGCCGCAACCTGATTTCCCTGGTCAAGCGGCTGCCTTCCCCAGCCTCCGCGGCCTAA
- a CDS encoding Hpt domain-containing protein translates to MSAPDAFLLELFREEMAAHTAALTEGLLTLERGAGATTEPLMRAAHSIKGAARVVDLLPAERIAHHMEDVFVALEERRLTLDAGAIDTLLQAVDWLLGLSLVDGGELPDWLDHHAEAAEAWSGRIAALLNPPETPAPPPDADPPQAANLAPEAEAPPPTAAPGPALPNPPHRPNHPTTAPRPTGPSR, encoded by the coding sequence GTGAGCGCCCCGGACGCCTTCCTGCTGGAATTGTTCCGCGAGGAAATGGCGGCCCACACGGCGGCACTGACCGAAGGCCTGCTCACCCTGGAACGCGGCGCGGGCGCGACGACCGAGCCTTTGATGCGGGCCGCCCATTCGATCAAGGGCGCGGCGCGGGTGGTGGACCTGCTCCCGGCGGAGCGCATCGCCCACCATATGGAAGACGTGTTCGTGGCGCTGGAGGAGCGACGTTTAACGCTGGACGCCGGGGCCATCGATACCTTGTTGCAAGCGGTGGATTGGTTGCTGGGACTCAGCCTGGTGGACGGCGGCGAACTGCCGGACTGGCTGGACCACCACGCCGAGGCGGCGGAAGCCTGGAGCGGGCGCATCGCGGCCCTGCTCAATCCCCCCGAGACCCCGGCCCCACCGCCGGACGCCGACCCGCCGCAAGCCGCCAACCTCGCGCCGGAAGCCGAAGCGCCACCGCCCACCGCCGCCCCCGGCCCAGCCCTACCGAACCCACCCCACCGGCCCAACCACCCAACGACGGCACCGCGCCCGACCGGGCCGTCAAGGTGA
- a CDS encoding SpoIIE family protein phosphatase: protein MNPESPNLPAHHSVVLLIDDQRIICEAVKRMLLTEPDIEFHYTCDPGQALALARQLCPTLILQDLVMPDTDGLDLVRAFRADADTAQVPLIVLSSKEEAVVKAEAFRAGANDYLVKLPDRIELIARIRYHCKAYIALLERNEAFAALEKSQKTLATELAEAAAYVRSLLPPPLERPGLATAWEFLPSSSLGGDAFGYFDIDAEHFAVFLLDVCGHGVGSALLSVSAMNGLMGQSLGAVDFREPAAVLAALNGLFPMEKHNNLYFTLWYGVAHRPSRTLRYASAGHPPAVLLGGAEPELLRCRAMPIGTLAEARFATSAAKLPQPARLYLFSDGLYEIDAPDGAAVEFEDFVRVLAEPESQPGRKIAEVVAAMRAWQGRADFDDDVSLLEVRIA, encoded by the coding sequence ATGAATCCCGAATCCCCAAACCTGCCCGCCCACCACAGCGTAGTGCTGTTGATCGACGACCAGCGCATCATCTGCGAAGCGGTGAAGCGCATGTTGCTCACCGAGCCCGATATCGAATTCCACTACACCTGCGATCCCGGCCAAGCCCTGGCCCTGGCGCGGCAACTCTGTCCCACCCTGATCCTCCAGGACTTGGTGATGCCGGACACGGACGGGCTGGACCTGGTCCGGGCCTTCCGCGCCGACGCCGACACCGCCCAGGTGCCCTTGATCGTGCTATCCAGCAAGGAAGAGGCCGTGGTCAAGGCCGAGGCGTTCCGGGCCGGGGCCAACGATTATCTGGTGAAGCTGCCCGACCGCATCGAACTCATCGCCCGCATCCGCTACCACTGCAAGGCCTATATCGCCCTGCTGGAACGCAACGAAGCCTTCGCCGCCCTGGAAAAAAGCCAAAAAACCCTGGCCACCGAATTGGCCGAAGCCGCCGCCTATGTGCGCTCCCTGCTGCCGCCGCCCCTGGAGCGGCCGGGACTCGCCACCGCCTGGGAATTCCTGCCTTCGAGTTCGCTGGGCGGGGATGCCTTCGGCTATTTCGATATCGACGCCGAGCATTTCGCGGTGTTCCTGCTCGATGTCTGCGGCCATGGCGTCGGCTCGGCCCTGCTCTCGGTCAGCGCCATGAACGGGCTGATGGGCCAAAGCCTCGGGGCCGTGGATTTCCGCGAGCCCGCCGCCGTGCTGGCGGCGCTGAACGGCTTGTTCCCGATGGAGAAGCACAACAACCTGTATTTCACCCTGTGGTACGGCGTGGCGCACCGCCCCAGCCGGACCCTGCGCTATGCCAGCGCCGGCCATCCCCCGGCGGTGCTACTGGGCGGGGCGGAACCGGAGTTGCTGCGCTGCCGGGCCATGCCCATCGGCACGCTGGCGGAAGCCCGCTTCGCAACCAGCGCGGCCAAGCTGCCGCAACCAGCCCGGCTGTATCTGTTCAGCGATGGGCTATACGAAATCGACGCTCCCGACGGCGCGGCGGTGGAATTCGAGGATTTCGTGCGCGTCCTGGCCGAACCCGAAAGCCAGCCGGGACGCAAAATCGCCGAGGTGGTGGCGGCGATGCGGGCCTGGCAGGGGCGGGCGGATTTCGACGACGATGTTTCCTTGCTGGAAGTACGGATCGCGTAA
- a CDS encoding STAS domain-containing protein yields MLNIATSQTGETLVIALEGRIDAASAKHLEQQCLDLIEGGASRLVFDLGQVVYISSAGLRVFLVAAKRLPPEGSLKLCALNSTLRDVFEISGFSTLFQILPGVGDAL; encoded by the coding sequence ATGTTGAACATTGCCACGTCCCAAACGGGCGAAACCCTGGTCATCGCCTTGGAAGGCCGCATCGACGCCGCCAGCGCCAAGCACCTGGAGCAGCAATGCCTGGACTTGATCGAAGGCGGCGCATCGCGTCTGGTCTTCGATCTGGGGCAGGTCGTATACATCAGCAGCGCGGGGTTGCGGGTGTTCCTGGTCGCGGCCAAGCGGCTCCCGCCCGAAGGCTCCCTGAAGCTGTGCGCCTTGAATTCCACCTTGCGCGATGTGTTCGAGATCAGTGGCTTCAGTACCCTGTTCCAAATCCTCCCCGGCGTCGGGGACGCGCTCTGA
- a CDS encoding chemotaxis protein CheW yields the protein MLLLLFKLGARRYALDAMAVAQVLPVPTLEPAPPGPHGLAGLLRYRGGLVPVLDLRQIAEGEPCAPALSSRVILVGGRDGLLGLLAEHVTDTAHLDAAHQLAAIARQSSPDWLDPTLYEDEEGLAQRVHWAALLTPELRALAGPEPDPP from the coding sequence ATGTTGCTGCTGTTATTCAAACTCGGGGCACGGCGCTACGCCCTGGACGCCATGGCCGTGGCCCAAGTCCTGCCGGTGCCGACCCTGGAACCCGCCCCGCCCGGTCCCCACGGCTTGGCCGGCCTGCTGCGCTACCGGGGAGGACTGGTGCCGGTGCTGGACCTCCGGCAAATCGCGGAGGGCGAACCTTGCGCCCCGGCCCTGAGCAGCCGGGTGATCCTGGTGGGCGGACGTGATGGTTTGCTGGGACTCCTGGCCGAACACGTCACCGATACCGCGCATCTGGACGCCGCCCATCAATTGGCGGCCATCGCCCGCCAATCCAGCCCGGATTGGCTGGACCCCACCCTTTACGAAGACGAGGAAGGCTTGGCACAGCGGGTGCATTGGGCCGCGCTGCTGACGCCGGAACTGCGGGCCTTGGCCGGCCCGGAGCCCGACCCGCCATGA
- the cheB gene encoding chemotaxis-specific protein-glutamate methyltransferase CheB has protein sequence MKIAIAYAGPDTLALRQLLAATPGLEFYWSSTQGRETAGLCLEYPPDLLLMGLSLADMDCAQATRLILSTQPCPILLICADPQADYPRVYEALALGAMDAASLPGLGAAGGALDGGDLLNRIDTLGTLCGHEPPSRRRRPVPPAAAPVEPKPPPMIAIGASTGGPKALATLLEGLPADFPAAIVIVQHLDPPLAAGLATLLDRHSPLPVAALSQRTRPQAGRVWLAAGAEHVVLDERFHLDFSAEPHGLACRPSVDVFFHSLARHAEARGCGVLLTGMGRDGAAGLLALRGAGFYTIAQDEASSVVFGMPKAALELDGTCAVLPLAEIAGRLVERVHALMADPARPAL, from the coding sequence ATGAAGATCGCCATCGCCTACGCCGGACCCGACACGCTGGCTTTGCGGCAACTGCTGGCCGCGACGCCGGGCTTGGAATTCTACTGGTCCAGCACCCAGGGCCGGGAAACGGCGGGGCTGTGCCTGGAATACCCGCCCGACTTGCTGCTGATGGGGTTATCCCTCGCCGATATGGATTGCGCCCAGGCCACCCGCCTGATCCTGTCCACCCAGCCCTGTCCCATCCTGCTGATTTGCGCCGATCCCCAGGCCGATTACCCACGGGTGTACGAGGCCTTGGCCCTGGGCGCCATGGACGCCGCCAGCCTGCCCGGCCTGGGCGCGGCGGGCGGAGCGCTGGACGGCGGCGACTTGCTGAACCGTATCGATACCCTGGGCACCCTGTGCGGCCATGAACCGCCCTCGCGGCGGCGGCGTCCGGTTCCGCCCGCCGCCGCGCCCGTGGAACCCAAGCCACCGCCCATGATCGCCATCGGCGCTTCGACCGGCGGCCCCAAGGCGCTGGCAACCCTGCTCGAAGGCTTGCCTGCCGATTTCCCCGCCGCCATCGTCATCGTGCAACACCTCGACCCGCCGCTCGCCGCCGGGTTGGCAACGTTGCTGGATAGGCATTCGCCCTTGCCGGTCGCGGCCTTGTCGCAGAGGACGCGCCCGCAAGCGGGCCGGGTGTGGCTGGCGGCGGGAGCCGAGCATGTGGTCCTGGACGAGCGTTTCCACCTGGATTTCAGCGCCGAACCGCATGGGCTGGCCTGCCGCCCCTCGGTGGATGTGTTCTTCCACAGCCTCGCCCGCCATGCGGAAGCGCGGGGCTGCGGGGTATTGCTGACCGGGATGGGGCGGGACGGCGCGGCGGGACTCTTGGCCTTGCGCGGGGCGGGCTTCTACACCATCGCCCAGGACGAGGCCAGCAGCGTGGTGTTCGGAATGCCCAAGGCGGCCCTGGAATTGGACGGAACCTGCGCGGTGCTGCCGCTGGCGGAAATCGCGGGACGCTTGGTCGAACGGGTACACGCGCTCATGGCGGACCCTGCCCGTCCGGCGCTTTAG
- a CDS encoding hybrid sensor histidine kinase/response regulator — MTADTLSQLLGYAAEALLEAQRLEPLVRAGQNLKKLSQCLAGTLDSDPASAKHLLRELDNALDRQDAALREISSRGIHLAEQLHRTVLSSRMRPFADGVQGFPRLVRDLARQLGKQARLDLMGLGTRVDRDVLDKLDAPLNHLLRNALDHGLESPEEREAQGKPTEGRIVLEAHHRAGRLVVSVRDDGRGVDLAQLRARIVERGLVTQDMAARLSPAELYDFLFLPGLSTRDSVTEISGRGVGLDVVQTMVHGFGGSLKVGSEPGRGTRFELVLPATRSVSRVLRVDIAGEAFALPLARIDQALRLSSQQLYCLGGYYFFPGAGENIALVSARALLALDEAPLPEGELSLVLIGDGEQRYALEVDALRGECELVARPLDPRLGKVPNLGAAAVDEQGVPVLILDVDDLLRSAERLAGQAQRPRRQGTRTQPRRTRRVLVVDDSLTVRELERKLLENRGYGVEVAVDGMEGWNALGLADYDLVVSDVDMPRMNGIDLVRKIKSHPRFAALPVIIVSYKDRPEDRLRGMEAGADYYLTKSSFHDSSLIDAVHDLIGAADAP, encoded by the coding sequence GTGACGGCGGACACCCTGAGCCAACTGCTGGGCTACGCCGCCGAAGCCCTGCTGGAAGCCCAGCGCCTCGAACCCCTGGTCCGCGCCGGGCAAAACCTGAAAAAACTCAGCCAATGCTTGGCCGGGACGCTGGACTCGGACCCGGCCAGCGCCAAACACCTCCTCCGCGAACTGGACAATGCCTTGGACCGGCAGGACGCGGCCCTACGCGAAATCTCCAGCCGCGGCATCCATCTGGCCGAACAACTGCACCGCACCGTGCTGAGCAGCCGGATGCGGCCTTTCGCCGACGGCGTCCAAGGTTTTCCCCGCTTGGTGCGCGATCTGGCCCGCCAACTCGGTAAGCAAGCCCGCCTCGACCTGATGGGGCTGGGCACGCGGGTGGACCGCGACGTACTGGACAAGCTGGACGCCCCGCTCAACCACCTGCTACGCAACGCCCTGGACCACGGCCTGGAATCCCCGGAAGAGCGGGAAGCCCAGGGTAAACCCACCGAAGGCCGCATCGTCCTGGAAGCCCACCACCGTGCCGGGCGCCTGGTGGTCTCAGTGCGGGACGATGGCCGCGGCGTCGATCTCGCCCAACTCCGCGCCCGCATCGTCGAGCGCGGCCTGGTGACCCAGGATATGGCGGCGCGGCTCAGCCCGGCTGAACTCTACGATTTCCTGTTCCTGCCGGGACTCAGCACCCGCGACAGCGTGACCGAAATCTCCGGGCGCGGCGTCGGCCTGGACGTGGTGCAGACCATGGTGCATGGCTTCGGCGGCTCCTTGAAAGTCGGTTCGGAACCGGGCCGGGGCACCCGCTTCGAGTTGGTCCTGCCCGCCACCCGCTCGGTGTCGCGAGTGCTGCGGGTGGATATCGCGGGCGAGGCCTTCGCCCTGCCCCTGGCCCGCATCGACCAAGCCTTGCGCCTGTCCAGCCAGCAGTTGTATTGCCTGGGCGGCTATTATTTCTTTCCGGGCGCGGGCGAAAACATCGCCCTGGTCTCGGCCCGCGCCTTGCTCGCCCTGGATGAAGCACCCCTGCCCGAAGGTGAGTTGTCCTTGGTCCTAATCGGCGACGGCGAGCAGCGCTATGCTTTGGAGGTCGATGCGCTGCGCGGCGAATGCGAACTGGTGGCCCGGCCCTTGGACCCGCGCCTGGGCAAGGTTCCCAACCTGGGGGCCGCCGCCGTGGATGAACAAGGCGTCCCGGTGTTGATCCTGGACGTGGACGATTTACTGCGCTCGGCGGAACGGCTGGCGGGCCAGGCCCAGCGCCCGCGCCGCCAAGGGACCAGAACCCAGCCGCGCCGGACCCGGCGGGTCTTGGTGGTGGACGATTCCCTCACCGTGCGGGAATTGGAACGGAAGCTATTGGAAAATCGCGGCTACGGAGTGGAGGTGGCGGTGGACGGGATGGAAGGCTGGAACGCGCTGGGCCTTGCGGATTACGACCTGGTGGTCAGCGATGTGGATATGCCGCGCATGAACGGCATCGACCTGGTGCGGAAGATCAAATCCCATCCACGCTTCGCCGCCCTGCCGGTGATCATCGTGTCCTACAAGGACCGGCCCGAGGACCGCCTGCGCGGCATGGAGGCGGGAGCCGATTATTACCTGACCAAGAGCAGTTTCCACGATTCCAGCCTGATCGACGCCGTACACGACCTCATCGGCGCGGCGGACGCCCCATGA
- a CDS encoding CheR family methyltransferase: MTPNDRACLRAWLEREFGLDADTLGPDAPDLALAARRAATGLDRDADYLRLWRRDPLERQAWLEQLLVGETWFFRERGAFGLLRQHAGALARTERPLRVLCLPCASGEEAWSIAITLRQAGLDADSARVVAMDASHAALDAARRGHYGLRALRGLDPRQWTEYLLPAAEGRFRVAESLRGMVDFVAGNALDAATLRQYAPFDLIFCRNMMIYMSVAGRVQLCRSLADCLAADGLLFLGHAETPPEPAAWVRHGDSGAFAWRKATTQPRSPDAARRNPGQPPVDPPPGFRSTPAGLHDTSPAPRIAPPNPPPPLLHTARSLANQGAYQDALRLLEQAVAQSPLDPDIHALLGILHDQQNQPERAALHFRRALYLAPGHTESLAHLALLQERRGQRAEAERLRQRLRQAVGP, translated from the coding sequence ATGACACCGAACGACCGTGCTTGCCTACGCGCTTGGCTGGAACGGGAGTTCGGCCTGGACGCCGACACCCTGGGACCGGACGCGCCGGACTTGGCGCTAGCCGCCCGCCGCGCCGCCACCGGCCTGGACAGGGATGCGGATTATCTCCGGCTGTGGCGGCGCGACCCGCTGGAACGGCAGGCTTGGTTGGAACAATTGCTGGTGGGCGAAACCTGGTTTTTCCGGGAACGGGGCGCATTCGGCCTGTTACGCCAACACGCCGGGGCGCTGGCGCGGACGGAGCGCCCGCTGCGCGTCCTCTGCCTGCCCTGCGCCAGCGGCGAAGAGGCTTGGTCCATCGCCATCACCCTGCGCCAAGCCGGGCTGGATGCGGACAGCGCCCGCGTCGTCGCCATGGACGCGAGCCATGCCGCCCTGGACGCCGCCCGCCGCGGCCATTACGGCCTCCGCGCCTTGCGTGGACTCGATCCGCGGCAATGGACGGAATATCTCCTACCCGCAGCGGAAGGCCGTTTCCGGGTGGCGGAATCCTTGCGCGGCATGGTGGATTTCGTGGCGGGCAACGCCCTGGACGCCGCGACTCTGCGGCAATACGCCCCGTTCGACCTGATATTCTGCCGCAACATGATGATTTATATGAGCGTGGCGGGCCGGGTCCAATTGTGCCGGTCACTGGCGGACTGCCTAGCGGCGGACGGGCTGTTGTTCCTGGGCCATGCCGAAACGCCACCGGAACCCGCCGCCTGGGTCCGCCATGGCGACAGCGGGGCGTTCGCTTGGCGCAAAGCCACGACCCAGCCCCGCAGCCCGGATGCGGCGCGGCGGAATCCGGGGCAACCGCCCGTCGATCCCCCCCCCGGTTTCCGTTCCACGCCCGCCGGGCTACACGACACCTCCCCAGCCCCAAGGATCGCGCCACCCAATCCACCCCCTCCCCTCCTGCACACGGCCCGCAGCCTCGCCAACCAAGGCGCTTACCAGGACGCCCTGCGCCTCCTGGAACAAGCCGTCGCGCAATCCCCGCTCGATCCCGACATACACGCCCTGCTCGGCATCCTCCACGACCAGCAGAACCAGCCGGAACGGGCAGCGCTGCATTTCCGCCGCGCCCTCTACCTCGCCCCCGGCCACACCGAAAGTCTCGCCCACCTCGCCCTGCTGCAAGAACGCCGCGGCCAGCGGGCGGAGGCCGAACGGCTACGGCAACGCCTACGCCAGGCGGTCGGGCCATGA
- a CDS encoding uracil-xanthine permease family protein — protein MRKPDNIVYWTQDRPPPRLALMLALQQISFLAVYLVVSPLFGRVLDLDHEQSLQLISATLLGSGIGVALQAAKLWGIGSGLFCPVQATSSTFAALLVAKSSGGLGAVFGAVCMVGLFQMAFALLFARMRGVFTVQVAGVAVMLIGLGLGSNGMKLLLETGTDATPGPRDGLLFLLTLGTMILCNVWSSGFLRLVSAFLGLSAGFLGSWFSGAIPMEAWEKFIDAPLFYLPRPMNIGWQLDGGAVLPALLTGLFLALHGFGALVAAQRFNDADWKRPDPELLKQGIYAEGLTNIINSFLNGLPLTSSGGAVGLAAATGCTSRYLAFWLAGIMVGLAFMPKAILFWEILPEPVMGAALIFLASFTIMAGLQVIASRLLDNRKILTVGIALILGFSFDPLKSLFLNLVPESMRSLLFSGVGLGVLGAVLLSAIFRIGDHTCRRLVIDAHQGSLDEVVAFLERQGKSWGARAEVVRRAEYATWQAFEILTEHAVMSGGGDRPALIEMETIFNEYSFAVVLYYHGSLVPLSMHPPSHEDMLDDENDAVLRMAGYMLRRLADGVRVRGMEGHGHGDCELRLIFND, from the coding sequence ATGCGTAAGCCCGACAATATCGTCTACTGGACCCAAGACCGGCCACCGCCCCGGCTGGCCTTGATGCTGGCTTTGCAGCAGATTTCGTTCCTGGCTGTTTATCTGGTGGTGTCGCCCTTGTTCGGGCGGGTGCTGGACCTGGACCACGAGCAATCCCTGCAATTGATTTCCGCCACCTTGCTGGGTTCGGGCATCGGGGTGGCGCTGCAAGCGGCCAAGTTGTGGGGCATCGGCTCCGGCTTGTTCTGTCCGGTGCAGGCGACTTCCTCCACCTTCGCCGCCTTGCTGGTCGCCAAGTCCAGCGGCGGTTTGGGGGCGGTGTTCGGGGCGGTGTGCATGGTGGGCTTGTTCCAGATGGCGTTCGCCCTGTTGTTCGCTAGGATGCGCGGGGTATTCACGGTGCAGGTGGCCGGGGTCGCGGTGATGCTGATCGGGCTGGGCCTAGGCTCGAATGGCATGAAACTCTTGCTGGAAACCGGCACCGACGCCACCCCCGGTCCCCGCGACGGCCTGTTGTTCCTCTTGACCCTGGGCACCATGATCCTATGCAACGTTTGGTCCAGCGGTTTCCTGCGCTTGGTTTCGGCGTTTTTGGGCTTGTCGGCCGGCTTCCTGGGTTCCTGGTTCAGCGGGGCGATTCCCATGGAAGCCTGGGAGAAGTTCATCGATGCGCCTTTGTTCTATCTGCCCCGGCCCATGAATATCGGCTGGCAGCTCGACGGCGGCGCGGTGCTGCCCGCCCTTCTGACCGGCTTGTTCCTGGCTTTGCATGGCTTCGGTGCCTTGGTGGCGGCGCAGCGCTTCAACGACGCCGATTGGAAGCGCCCCGACCCGGAATTGCTCAAGCAAGGCATCTACGCCGAGGGCCTGACCAATATCATCAATTCCTTCTTGAACGGCCTGCCGCTCACCTCCAGCGGCGGGGCGGTGGGCTTGGCGGCGGCGACCGGTTGCACCAGCCGCTATCTGGCGTTCTGGCTGGCGGGTATCATGGTTGGTTTGGCTTTCATGCCCAAGGCCATCCTGTTCTGGGAAATCCTGCCCGAGCCGGTGATGGGGGCGGCGCTGATCTTCCTGGCGTCCTTCACCATCATGGCGGGGTTGCAAGTCATCGCCTCGCGCCTGCTGGATAACCGCAAAATCCTCACCGTGGGCATCGCCTTGATCCTGGGTTTCAGCTTCGATCCCTTGAAATCCCTGTTTTTAAATCTGGTGCCCGAATCCATGCGATCCTTGTTGTTCTCCGGCGTGGGGCTGGGCGTGCTGGGCGCGGTGTTGCTGTCGGCCATATTCCGCATCGGCGACCACACCTGCAGGCGCTTGGTCATCGACGCCCACCAGGGTTCGCTGGACGAGGTGGTGGCCTTCCTCGAACGCCAGGGCAAAAGCTGGGGGGCGCGGGCCGAGGTGGTGCGCCGGGCCGAATACGCCACTTGGCAGGCGTTCGAAATCCTCACCGAACACGCTGTGATGTCCGGCGGTGGCGACCGGCCCGCCCTGATTGAAATGGAAACCATCTTCAACGAGTACAGCTTCGCGGTGGTGCTGTATTACCACGGTTCGCTGGTGCCCTTGTCCATGCATCCGCCCAGCCACGAGGACATGCTCGACGACGAGAACGACGCGGTCCTACGTATGGCGGGCTATATGCTGCGGCGCTTGGCCGATGGCGTCCGGGTGCGCGGCATGGAAGGCCACGGCCATGGGGATTGCGAACTGAGGTTGATTTTCAACGATTAA